In a single window of the Thunnus maccoyii chromosome 7, fThuMac1.1, whole genome shotgun sequence genome:
- the cbr4 gene encoding carbonyl reductase family member 4 isoform X2, which produces MSRLAVVCGGSRGIGKAVSRLLAERGCRLAVVSRNEDAARATVSSLSGADHVVFSCDVSKEQEVQKTFETIQKTCGNISYLVNAAGINRDALLLRTKPDDMVALLHTNLLGTMLTCRAALRSMLHTQGAAIVNIGSVVGLKGNAGQSVYSASKAGLEGFTRSLAKEVASRNIKVNLLAPGFIRTDMTAGLKEEDGVRGIPMGRFEFLSAEGCKEAR; this is translated from the exons ATGTCCAGGCTGGCGGTGGTGTGTGGGGGGTCCAGGGGTATTGGGAAGGCTGTGTCCCGCCTGCTGGCAGAGAGGGGCTGCAGGCTGGCCGTTGTCTCCAGGAACGAAGATGCTGCCCGAGCCACCGTGTCATCTCTATCTGGAG CTGACCATGTGGTTTTCAGCTGCGATGTCTCCAAAGAGCAGGAGGTGCAGAAAACCTTTGAAACGATCCAGAAGACCTGTGGAAACATCTCTTATCTTGTGAACGCAGCTGGCATCAACAG GGATGCTCTGTTACTGAGGACTAAGCCGGACGACATGGTGGCTCTGCTTCACACCAACTTGCTGGGCACCATGctcacctgcagagcagcactGCGCAGCATGCTGCACACCCAGGGAGCCGCTATTGTTAATATTG GCTCTGTTGTGGGCCTGAAAGGGAATGCTGGccagtctgtttacagtgcCAGTAAAGCTGGTCTAGAGGGCTTCACACGCTCCTTAGCTAAAGAAGTTGCTTCACGCAACATCAAGGTCAACCTGCTGGCTCCAG GTTTCATTCGCACTGACATGACTGCAGGGCTGAAGGAGGAGGACGGGGTGCGCGGTATCCCAATGGGGAGATTTG
- the cbr4 gene encoding carbonyl reductase family member 4 isoform X1 — MSRLAVVCGGSRGIGKAVSRLLAERGCRLAVVSRNEDAARATVSSLSGADHVVFSCDVSKEQEVQKTFETIQKTCGNISYLVNAAGINRDALLLRTKPDDMVALLHTNLLGTMLTCRAALRSMLHTQGAAIVNIGSVVGLKGNAGQSVYSASKAGLEGFTRSLAKEVASRNIKVNLLAPGFIRTDMTAGLKEEDGVRGIPMGRFGEPEEVAQAVIFLLESSYITGQVLVVDGGLQLAM, encoded by the exons ATGTCCAGGCTGGCGGTGGTGTGTGGGGGGTCCAGGGGTATTGGGAAGGCTGTGTCCCGCCTGCTGGCAGAGAGGGGCTGCAGGCTGGCCGTTGTCTCCAGGAACGAAGATGCTGCCCGAGCCACCGTGTCATCTCTATCTGGAG CTGACCATGTGGTTTTCAGCTGCGATGTCTCCAAAGAGCAGGAGGTGCAGAAAACCTTTGAAACGATCCAGAAGACCTGTGGAAACATCTCTTATCTTGTGAACGCAGCTGGCATCAACAG GGATGCTCTGTTACTGAGGACTAAGCCGGACGACATGGTGGCTCTGCTTCACACCAACTTGCTGGGCACCATGctcacctgcagagcagcactGCGCAGCATGCTGCACACCCAGGGAGCCGCTATTGTTAATATTG GCTCTGTTGTGGGCCTGAAAGGGAATGCTGGccagtctgtttacagtgcCAGTAAAGCTGGTCTAGAGGGCTTCACACGCTCCTTAGCTAAAGAAGTTGCTTCACGCAACATCAAGGTCAACCTGCTGGCTCCAG GTTTCATTCGCACTGACATGACTGCAGGGCTGAAGGAGGAGGACGGGGTGCGCGGTATCCCAATGGGGAGATTTGGTGAGCCAGAGGAGGTAGCCCAGGCTGTCATCTTTCTTTTGGAGTCTTCCTACATCACAGGACAGGTGCTGGTGGTGGATGGAGGGCTGCAGCTGGCCATGTAG